CTGATGGCGTGGCTGCTCGGCGCCCCGGGTTCCGTGCACATCGGCGCCAGCGGCGTCGTGTTCGGCTACTTCGGCTTTCTGCTGCTCGGCGGGTGGTACGCACGCAGCTTCATGAGCATCACGCTCAGCATCCTCGTCGCCGTGCTGTGGGGCGGACTCGTACTCGGCATCGCACCGGGACAGGTTGGCATCAGCTGGCAGTCGCACCTCGGTGGGTTCATCGCGGGTGTGCTGGCGGCGCGGCGGTATCGCGGGGCGCGGTAGGGAAGTTTTGCTCGAGATGGACCTTCAGCCCAATCGGTAATGCCGACTCGAAGTGCTACCAAAGCGCTCTTGTCTGAATCGTTCTTCTTCACGATTGACGACGTTCGCCTTTCGTTCCTGGCGATTGTCGGCGAGTCGTCGGCCCAGGCGTATGCGGATGCCTGGCATTCGCGCTTCAGGGATGCGGTCGTTGGTGGGAATGTCGTCGCGCTTCCGGAAAGCTTTGGGTTTCCCAGGCTCGCGTCACCGAGCGCGCAGCGGAGCGCGTCCAACGACGACACCCACTTCGGATCTGTGTTTGATGAGACGATCTTCGAGGGCCGGTACGGGCGTCGACTTCTACGCTTTACGCCCGCCACGCTCACGCTGATCGCCGCCGCGAGCCCATCGGCACGCGCACGCTTCGACCGCATTGGGCTGCGGTATGCATACCGGACCATCGACGATCCGATCGAGTGGAATCAGCTCGTGACCTTTCTTCGTGAGTCGTGATCCGATAGCGCATTTCGTTCTGCTCTTTACTCAACAACTCTACCACGAATCTTCACTGATACCCGCGAATTGAACAGCAGAACATTTCAATGGCTGCGCACCGCAATGGCTGTCGTGCCGACCAAGTCGATCCGTGACTTGTCCGTGCAGACCCGCGGTAAGGCAGTTAATGACGTGCGATCCCTGTCCGACTACCGCACCGTCACCCGGATCGAGTCACGCAACCCACCGAATGGAAAGCCATCGGTCGTGTATCGCGCGAACACGTAGGTCTCGCCACTCGAGACAGCCGTGATCACCCCTCGAACGGAATCGACCCGCGCGACCGCCACATTCGTGGTCGTGAACCGTCCGACGAACGGCGTGGGTTGCGTCCCACCACACACGGCCGCTGTAACGGTAGGCGTGAATTGCTCACCAACGGTCATCGTGCGCGAGGTCGGCGAGATCTTCACGCGCGCCGGATCGGCGGGGCACGCGATATCGGTCAAGTTGTTGCAGCCACTGGCCACCACAGCAGCGACAACCGCAGAAACAAGAGAGACATTTCGCATGCGTGAACGGTACATGATCCGCGTCCATTCGCGCAAATCCGCGGTCAAGCAGTTCAGTGTCCCACCAATCTCACTGCAGTCGCGCCGCCGCCGCGGCCAGCACTTCCGCCCGCCACGCCTCGAGCTGCGCTACCGGCACCCCGCTCTCCTTCGATACAGCGTCACTCGACGCCCCCTGCAGCAACTGCAACACCAACGCCACCCGATCTGCGCCTGAGCGTGCAGGCTCCACACCAGCCGCCGCCGGCACCGCGCTCTTCGGCGTCTCTCGCACCGGCTCGGCCGGTACCGCCGTGGACAACCGACGCCGCGCCGCGATCGCCGTGACCACGATCTCACTCAGCGATTTCACGTAGCGCAGCGCGGCGCGATCGGGTGTGATCGCTGCCATCTCGCCATCCATCGCGCGGTCCACATACAGGCATCCCACGATCTTGCCCGACACGACGATCGGGAACACGCCGAACTGTGCCACGCGCAGCGTGCCGGCCCACCGCGCTTCGATCGCGTTCATGCTGCGGTCGTTGGGCAGGTAGATCGGCGCGCGCTGCTGCGTGGCGGTCACCACCGGACCGCCGCGGATGTTCATCGGGAAGTCGAAGTGCGGCAGTAGCGCTTCGATACCGTCACCGAGTCCCGAGCGCGCCACCAGTCGACCCTTGTCGGCGTCGAGGATGCACACGATCACGCGATCGAACGGGCCACCGCGCAGCGCACCTTCCAGCGCCAGCAGCAACACGTCGCCAAGTGCCGTGCCCGACGAAGCATCGGCAGCGCTCTCGAGTTCCTGTCGCAGGCGATCGCGCAACTGCAACGCATCGTCTTCGCTCGACGCCGTCACGGCCGCCCATTCGCCGGTTTCGAAAGCCGCCGCACCGATTGCCGACCGTGCCGATTCGGAGAGCTGCTTGAATCGCATGCGATCGCTCGGAATGTGCAAGCTCGAGAACAGTTCGCGCGTTTCGTTCAGCGCCGACGCGATCACCTCGCGCACGTGCTCGCGACTGATCTTGATCTTCGCACTGTGCCGCTCGATCACCGCTTCCAGCGCCACACCCGCGGCATCGGGCGTCTGCTCCTGATTGTACAGTGCCACCGTGAGGTCATGACTGAACGCCGTCACCGCCGCCGACAACGACACCGACGTGGACGCGCGCGCCCTCATGCCCTGCACCACCGCTTCCGGCATGCCCCAGTGCCTCGATACCTCGGCGCCGAGATCGGCGTACGGGAAACCCAGCACGGCCTTGGTGGCACCCGTCTCCGACTTGCCCTCGTCGTGCATCATCGTTTGGATGCGCGCGTAGTCTTCGCCGAAATGACAGGCGATCAACACTTCGCCCAAGTTGCGGAACATGCCGCATAGGTGAGCCTCTTCCGGCTCCTCCATGCCCAGCTTGTTCGCCACTTCGCGCGCGTGATTCGCCGTGAGCAGCGACTGCAGCATCAGCTCCTTCAGCGCCGGCGAGCGGCGATGAAAGTTCTCGAAGAGCAGCAAGCTGCTAGCCAGCTGACGCACGGTCTTCGCGCCCAGCATCATCATCGCGTGCGTCGCGCTTTGAATGGAGCGCCCAGACCGCCGGTAGTGCGCACTATTGGCGGTCCGCACGACACTCAACGTGAGGCTGTATTCGCGCAGCACCACGTTGGCCAGGCGCTGCAGCGAGCTGGCGTCATCGTCCAGGGCAGAGATCGTCTCGATGATCTGCTTCGACAACGCCGGGAAATCGCTGCCCTCGAGAATGCGGCTCATGCGCGCGCGCACGGGTGATTCTTCGGGGTCGACCGGTTCGATCTGCAGGTGTGGGACGTTGGCTGGCATCACCCCGAGTATCGGCACCACGTAGACCGCTCTTGCGTCCGTCGATACAATCTCTGAGCGTCACGTCACGGTCCCACCACCCTCCCGACTTTCCATGCCCCGTTCTGCTGCCTTCAGCCCGCGCGGTCCCGCCGCCATCGGTCCGTACTCGCACGCCGTCTGGGCGGGTGACCTGCTGTACTGCTCCGGTCAGACGCCCATCGACCCGGCCACCACCAAGCTCATCGACGGCGACGTCACCGCGCAGACGCACCGGGTGTTCGACAACCTGCAGGCCGTAGTCGAAGACGCCGGCCTGACCATGGACGACGTGATCAAGTGCAACGTGTACCTCACCGACATGGCGAACTTTTCCGCCATGAACGCGGCCTACACCACGCGCTTTTCGGCCCCTTTCCCGGCCCGCACCACGGTCGCCGTGGCCGGCCTGCCGCTCAACGCTTCGGTGGAGATCGAATTGGTGGCCAAGCGGCCGTAACGCGCTGACAGATCGTCGATTACGTCACGAGGGGCCGGTCCACATGAGTCGCTTGTGGACCGGCCCCTTATGTCTTTCATTCGACGAACTATCTGTTCGGTGTCGAACCGTTAGTTCGCCGGCACCGTGAGCGTGATGCCGTTGGCCGCTAGCAGCGCGCTCATCGCACGCGCCCGCGTCATGAACGTCTTCGACTCGGCCACCGCCGCCTCAACCGCCGTCTTCGCCGACGCCGCTTGGCTTCGCACCGACTCGCTCGGCGTCTCCCACACACCGAGCATGCCGCTCTTCACGGCGCCCAGTCGCGCCAGCACGTTGGCGTCGTTGGTACCGAAGCCCCCGCCGCCGCCACCGCCCGGGCCGAACGCCACCGCCGGCGCACCCGCGCCGAGCTTCGCGCGGACCAAGTCGAAGTCCTTCCGGAAGGCCGCGAACTGCGTCTTCACGCTATCGGCGAGTGTCGGCGTAGAGTCCATCTTGGCCGCCGCCTTTCGCACTTCGGCCAGTAGTGCCGTCATCGGCGCCGCCGCCGCCGCGCCCGCCTGATGCGCGGTGTGCAGTTCCGTAGCGAGGGCGTTATACGACACCCGCTGCGCCGCCGTGAACTGCACCAGCGGGTCCATGACGATCGTGAGCGGCTTCGATTCTATCGTCTTGCCGTCGATCACCAGCGCCACCGTGTACGTGCCCGGCAACACCTGCGGCCCCTGATTGGCGCCACCGCCCCCCCGACCAAATCCGCCGCCGCCCGCTCCACCAGCCGGCGCGGCACATGGATTCTCGGGGAGATAGCCCACCGTCGGCAACGGCGTCGGCATGCCGGCCAGCGGACCACGACCACCACCGCCGAATCCGCCACCCCCGCCGCCAGGTCCACCAGCCGGAGGACCACCAGCCGGAGGACCGCCGACCGGCGCGGCATCACGGATCGGCTCCACGCGCTGATCCCAGCACACCGTCTGAATGCCCGCCACGTTCTTCGCGGCCGGCACCGCGAGTTCACGCACCACCGCGCCGCTCGCATCGCTGATGCGCAGCATCGGGTTGGTGACCGCCTTCTTCAGGTGCAGCTGCAGCACCGTTTCCGTGGGCGGGTTCTCACCGGTGAAGAACTGATGTCCCCAGAACTCGTCGTTGCGG
The Gemmatimonas sp. DNA segment above includes these coding regions:
- a CDS encoding Rid family detoxifying hydrolase — translated: MPRSAAFSPRGPAAIGPYSHAVWAGDLLYCSGQTPIDPATTKLIDGDVTAQTHRVFDNLQAVVEDAGLTMDDVIKCNVYLTDMANFSAMNAAYTTRFSAPFPARTTVAVAGLPLNASVEIELVAKRP
- a CDS encoding HDOD domain-containing protein; translated protein: MPANVPHLQIEPVDPEESPVRARMSRILEGSDFPALSKQIIETISALDDDASSLQRLANVVLREYSLTLSVVRTANSAHYRRSGRSIQSATHAMMMLGAKTVRQLASSLLLFENFHRRSPALKELMLQSLLTANHAREVANKLGMEEPEEAHLCGMFRNLGEVLIACHFGEDYARIQTMMHDEGKSETGATKAVLGFPYADLGAEVSRHWGMPEAVVQGMRARASTSVSLSAAVTAFSHDLTVALYNQEQTPDAAGVALEAVIERHSAKIKISREHVREVIASALNETRELFSSLHIPSDRMRFKQLSESARSAIGAAAFETGEWAAVTASSEDDALQLRDRLRQELESAADASSGTALGDVLLLALEGALRGGPFDRVIVCILDADKGRLVARSGLGDGIEALLPHFDFPMNIRGGPVVTATQQRAPIYLPNDRSMNAIEARWAGTLRVAQFGVFPIVVSGKIVGCLYVDRAMDGEMAAITPDRAALRYVKSLSEIVVTAIAARRRLSTAVPAEPVRETPKSAVPAAAGVEPARSGADRVALVLQLLQGASSDAVSKESGVPVAQLEAWRAEVLAAAAARLQ